The nucleotide sequence GTGACGAAATAGATCCGACAAAGTGCTGACGCGATGCCAAAGAGTCGGAGTTAATCAATGGTTTTAGCTCTTGCACAGCATATGTTTCATTTAAGATATCCAGATTTTTTGTTCCAGTCACTTGCTCAAATTTCTTTTTGTCTTTTATCAAATCAGTGGCAACAACACAAAGACCTGTGCCTTCCTTGAATCTGATGAAAAGTTGATCCTTGCGATATTGATCTGTTTGTGAAGAGATGATAGCGTTATCAAAGGTGTCTTTAAATTTTTGTTCGTTGCTTTCAGGAAAAGATTTCAGGGCTGGTCTCACAAAGACTTCTTGACCGCCAGAAACAAGAACTCGCGCTGGCATGGCATCGAGACTAGTCATCTCTTTTTGCGGCATAGCCGAAACAAATTTTGAAAAAATACAAGCACTTACGGCCAGTCCAAAGGCCACCAAAGCAAAAAACATCCACTTTATTTTTTTGTAATTATGCATCATTGTTACTCTTTTTCGGAGAATATAGCATATTTTGAGAGTAAAACAAGGATATTCTCGATATAAAATACTTAGAATAAAAAATTTCCAGAAGATTTATATATTACAATATAAATTGTGCCAAATTTTTATAAAAATTTGGCACAATTAGGTCTTCTTACCCATATTCAATTTATCAATTACTCTGAATCGATGTTTGCTCTGATGAAATTATAAAATTAATTTTCTCAAAATCTCCAATATTAACAAATGGATCTCGAATTGTTAAATAGTAAAACTGACTCTCTGCTTGCTGATTTAAATTAAAAGACCAACTTCCGGTATCAAAAACAAGTATATTTTCAAGATCGTAAACTTTTTTGCCAATATAATGGCAAGGTGTATTATTTCCTTTGTCAGGGGCTGCTTGTTCGTATTCTATATGGTACATTTCTATTTCGACATAATTGTTCGAAGTAAGCTTGTAGGCATTCCATTGAATATTAATTGGAATCGGATTTTCTATGTCCGCAATGATTGTTTCCTCATGAACAGGATTGATAATACGGATTGGACGGATAATTGATTTAGGTCCGCCATAAGCACCCATGTCATTTCTGCTTCCATCCGGGTCATAATATTGGTTGTGAGTATGTCCCGCATTGATGCAAAGGGATATTGGTTTGAGATGAAAATCTTCTTTTTCCGGATCCATAAATTCAGGATTTTCGCTGATATTGCCTAAAATGGTTCCTAATTGAAATATTTCCCATAATACTGAATCGTTGACATCGTTATAGTAAGCGTGAAGAGACATATTGTTAGGGAAATTTCCGGATCCGGACGTTACCCCTGTATCATAAAAAATATTGTTGAATATTATTAAATTTAAATGCAGTTCATTATCGTAAGATGTAACGATATGGAGGTTATTTTCATTATTAAAAATAGTATTATTAATTAAATGGACCGCTGCGGATGATTTTCGATAAGTTTGTTCTTCAGGTACCTGGATTCGGATAGCGCGATAATTTTTTGTAAAAATATTATTGTTTAAAATATATTTTGGGTTAACACTGTGTAGAATGTCGCAATCAATCATAAAGGCGTTATCATCCCAGTTTTTAAATATATTGCGGACAAATAGATTCTTTTCATCATTAGTATTCATAAAGGTCGGATTGATATAAACGGCAGATCCGGTTGCGTATCTACCATCAAAAGTAATCCCTTCTAGACTAACAGAAGCGCCATTGGAATAAATTTTGTCATAAACAGTGGTTTTGTCTGGGCCGTTAAGACTTCTTAACGCTAAACTTTTACAAAAAATTGTATTGCCATCGCCATAGGATCCATCATTAAGATAAATTTCGATTGATTTTTGTGGATCGGGTTTGTAGCTATCTCCTATTTTGTCTTTGAGTTGGGCATGTTCGACCGCATCTAAAAGATGCGAGTAGGGATATTGTTGCGTTCCATGCTCAATGCCGCTGGCGTTGCTTTTATCGACATAAATAGGAAAATATTTAATTTGACTATTAAAACAATTGTTGATCTCGGATAATTCATCGATTGTGTCATCAGGGTCAGGCCAGGTCATAAAATGACGTGCGCTTTCACCTGCGTAAGTCCATTCATAGTTGCCTATAAAAGACGTTTGATGGAGAAAAAGCGGAATGTCCCAAGATTCAAGTTCCTCTTTTTCAACATCACCGTTTTCAAAACCATTGATTGACAATAATTTTATCGTCACATTCTCGACATCCTGTTGTTCACTATTATTATGAACTTCGCACGAAATATTCGTGACTTCACCAAGGTTGGTTGGAAGCTCTGGTGCAAGAGTTGTAGACTTTGATGTAAAATCCGGTTTTGTTGATTGACCAATATGACCACTAAAGTCAAGGGCAGGATCACCAAGAAGAATATGTATTTTATGGTTACGTTCGCATCCGTTATGACCCAAAAAGGTTTCTCTTGTTTTATCAATAGCTTGACCGGAGGTATAAAGATGATTTTTAAAAATAGAATAGAATGCTTGGTCTAACCATCCTATAGAGGGTCCGCGTGTTGCCCCAAAAAAACAAACAGCTCCTCCGTCTTCGTGTTTAAGCCATCTTTCTCCAAGGCAGTCATTCGAATGGTCGATTTTAGCTGTGTTGCAGGCGTGGCTTAGAACGAGAGCTGGTAATTTATCAATATTCGTTAATTCAAAAGGATTAACAGGTGGAAACCAAGAGACAGGGCTTCCATGTGCCTGGTATCCCACAAAAAGAGCCCCATCCTCATTTAAAATATCTGTGATTTTTGTACTGTCATAACGAAAGAAGTCAGAAACATTACCGAGTTTTGGAAAATATTCGTCATCAAATTCATCGATTTCTTGCTTATTGTGCAAAAGAAGGTCTCGGATTATCGTACTTGTTTCTTTTGGTTCTATTAATTTCTGGTTCGCATAATTTCCTGCTAAAAGAATAGAACGTGTTCCATAATGATTTTCTCCTTGGGGTGGATTGTTTTCAAAATTAATGATTTTAGAAACCATTATACCTAGTTCTTCGGCATCTTTCGCAGGTAAACGTCCAAGCATAACATCATTAAGCGTATCGTCCCCTACCAACCACACATAATCATTATCCCCCGCATCTAGAGATTCCTCGCTAGACCGCCAGGTTGGCAGAAACCAAGGAGCTGCATTGCCTCCGATGTCCGCGTCACCGACTAACAGTAAATATTTTAAGGTAGGCATTGCTACAGACGGACGCCAATTTTTATAAACCATTCTGGTAAATTCTTTGATGCTTTCTTCGACAAGGGCTTGGGAATAGGCGAGATGGATCTCGTCTACATAAGCGATGGCAATTTTGTAATCGCCTCCCTGTTGTCCCTCCTCGCCAGCACGATAACTCGCCCAGTTCATAAGTTGCTCATGGGCTAGCGGGTCTTCATCAAATATTTTAGCCGCAACAACAAGATAATCAGGATGATACCCATAGCTTGGGTTAGTTAGATCCTCACCTCTTACCTCAACAATACTGCCTAGGCTGGGTGTTTGCTCGCTGGATTTTTCATACGCATAATTAGGAATAAGCGCGTTGAATACTTTATGAAAAGGATCTCTTCCAGTGTTTATAATAAATTTATTGTTCTTATTGCTGCTTTCATAACTAATCTTGATCTGAGCAAGTTTGATTCTTTGAGTGGTTTTTTCTTTAGGATAATAGAACAGTGTCGGCACGGAAATTTTAATAATATGCATATCGTGCTTAAAGCCTTCTTCGATCATCTTGGCTTGATAATCCGGAAAAGGTTTATCATCAAGATAAACATCCTCATTAATGGTGAATACCTCTTGACTTGCCATTATGCCATTGTCAAGTTCTTTAAAAACAATTTCTGGAATGGGATACAGATCAATATTTTCATTTTTAAAGTCGGTAAGACCTAAATTTATCTTATTGATCTTAATATTCTTAGCGTCTTTTGGGATTTGAAGCCAAATAATTCGATGAAGAACTTCGGGACTACCGATGTCACCAAGAACCTTAAACTCACCGCTGGCTTTGTATCTTCGATAATCTTGTCCGGACGGACTTTGTGCAAGCTCATAATCAAAAACATCAGGAAACTCGACCTCAAGGCTAATGCCTTTATGATCTGATGAAAGAATTGTTATATCTTGCATGTTTTCAGGCATAGGGTCTTGGCGGACAAATGTTCCGCCGTTGGGATAAGGCGGCAAGGTATTGCCTGTGCCGTTTGGCTCATGATTGCCCCACGTAGGATTGATTTGCGCGATGCCTGGTGAGCTTGCGTTAAACACAAACCCAATGATGGTGAAAAAGACAATAAGATTTTTTGTTTGCACTTTGATCATCTTGACCCTTCCTTTTTTAATAAATATGAAGTTTTTATGTTTTTTATAAATAACAATTTATCGATTACTCTGAATCGATGTTTGCTCTGATGAAATTATAAAATTAATCTTTTCAAACTCCTTTGAATTTTGATGATTTGTTATTGTGAGCCAATAGGCCCGAGTTGGAATTGCTTGCTCAATAATTGTTGAGTAAACGCCGTTGTTTTCTGCCAGGGTATCGAGGTCTACAACTTTTTTCGTAAGGTAGTGAAAAACAGGGTTACCTTTATCTGGAGCCATTTGTTCATATTCGAAATGATAAATTTCAATATGAACAAGATCTTGAGGGCTAAGCTGATACGCGTTCCATTGAATATCAAGCGCATATTCAAAGGGAATCTCTGGTGCTGTGACGTATATTGTATCTTCATGGATTGGGCTTATAATTCTTATTGGTCTTATTGTGGCGTCGTAACCTCCATAGGCTCCCATATCTTTAGGACTGCCATCTGGATCGATCCCCCAGCCTGCTGCATCAATGCATGGTGAATTTGGCTTAAGATGAAAGTTACGTCTATTTGGATTCATAAATTTCGGATCAGCTAAAATGTTGCCTTCTGGCACAAAATTAGGATACATATTTTCAAGAAAAAGGAGATCATCAAAATCAGAGTACGCAATTTTAATCCTTAGATCATTTGTTGAAAATTCTTCAGGTAAAACGCTAGGTCCATTGTTCCAGAAAATACTGTCGTTAGAAAAGAAATAAAGTTGTTTGCCGCTTTGATAGCTGTTGGAAAGTTTTAAATTATTTTCATTTTCAGAAACAGTTGTATTTTCAAGCCATATTGACCTAGAATATCCATCATCTTCAAGATCACGTATAACGCCATAATTATTAAAGAAAAGACAGTTTTCAAAAATAAGTGATCTGTCCGTATCTATCGCGTAATTATTGGAATTCTTAAAAACAGATCGAAGAATGCTGTTTGAACTTGTGGTACGTTGACCGGAAGCCTTATTCTCAGGACGTAAACGAGTCAACAATGGGCTGTCCATTTTGCTGCCATTAAATGTAATATCTTTAATACTAATACTTGGCGCACTTAATGTTAAGTGATCATATATGATTGTTTGATCGTGTCCATCTTTGCCTTCCAGAAGGATTTGTCTGTCACAATCAAGCTCTCTTCCATTACCATAAGACCCACTATAAAGGTAGATTGGGATATAAGAAGTCCTCCCGCCATAATAATGTTTTCCAATAAGATCATGTTCTTCGGCATGTTGCAGTGCTAGGGGCAGATCACCGTAGGGATTTTTTTGTGTTCCATGTTCTTCGCCGATATGCTTTTGATCAACATAGATAGGATAATATTTCCTTATTGAATTAATATGATTATTAAATTCAGATCGTTCATCAAATAAATTGAGTGGATCAACCCAGCACATTAAATGTATGCTAGACTCACCATTATATATCCAGCTATCAGCAGGAGTGGATTTTGGTATATAGGGCTCTAGTGAAGCGGATTTAATATTGCATAATGGCTCTACATTCCCTTCGTTTACGGAAAACAATTGATAGTGGATATTTGACATGGCTCGAGGAGAATTGTTTATGATTTTAGAAAAAACGCTCATTATACTGCCAATTTCGCAAGGATTTGAGTATGAAACTGTTGAAAGTACTCCAAAGTCAGGTTTTGTTGACTGCTGGAAATGAGGAGCAAATGAAATCGCGGGATCGCCTAAAAGGATAAATATTTTATGGTGAAGATAGTCAACATTATAAAAGTAAGTGATAGGGTAGTAGGCTCGTATTTCATCAAGAATGACGCCAAGATTTCTTCTGTTATTATCAATGATCGCTTGATAAAAATTTTGATCTCTTGACCAGGTTGAGCCACCAGCTTGCCGTGTTGCTCCCCAAAAACAAATTGATCCGCTACCTGCTTTTTTAATCCAGTTTTCTCCATATGAGGGAAAGATCATATTGTTGTATTCTGGATGCGCGTAATCAAACCGTGCTGTTGAACAAGAGTGACTCATAACAACCAATGGCATTTTGCCAGCATTGTTTAATTCTTCTGGAATAACGCCAGGATACCATCCTGTCCAGCCTTCGTATGCTAAAGATGGGGAACCATGACCCATATATGAGAGAAAAAGGGCTCCATCAGTATCGAGAAAATTCTTTATTTTGTCATTATCATAGGAAAATTCCGGTATCCCAAATTCATAATTACAATTATACTCTTCAAGCTCATACTTACTATCCTCTTTGGATGTGCCAACAATCAAATCGCGTACAAGATTTTCTGTTGGCCCCGATGACATCCAAAGAATTCGTGTGCCATAATGGTTTTCTGTTTGTGGAGGATTGTTTTCAAAAGTAATAATTTTATTAGTTAGAATAGCGAGTTCTTCTTCTGTTTGAGCCGGAAGCCTGCCGAGCAGAACATCGTTTAGATAATCTTCGACTGTGCCGCTCTCTTCTTCTAACCAGACATAGTCATTGTCTCCCGCGCTCCCTGATAGCATGTACGGATCTTGTGTCCTCCAGGTCGGTAAAAACCATTCTTCATTATCATGACTGTAGTCCGCGTCGCCCACTAACAAAAGATAGTGAAGATTTACAACTGGACATGGAGATACCGGTCTCCAGGAATCATATACCATCTGAATGAAGTCTTTAATATTTTCCTCTTTTGTG is from Candidatus Omnitrophota bacterium and encodes:
- a CDS encoding C25 family cysteine peptidase, encoding MIKVQTKNLIVFFTIIGFVFNASSPGIAQINPTWGNHEPNGTGNTLPPYPNGGTFVRQDPMPENMQDITILSSDHKGISLEVEFPDVFDYELAQSPSGQDYRRYKASGEFKVLGDIGSPEVLHRIIWLQIPKDAKNIKINKINLGLTDFKNENIDLYPIPEIVFKELDNGIMASQEVFTINEDVYLDDKPFPDYQAKMIEEGFKHDMHIIKISVPTLFYYPKEKTTQRIKLAQIKISYESSNKNNKFIINTGRDPFHKVFNALIPNYAYEKSSEQTPSLGSIVEVRGEDLTNPSYGYHPDYLVVAAKIFDEDPLAHEQLMNWASYRAGEEGQQGGDYKIAIAYVDEIHLAYSQALVEESIKEFTRMVYKNWRPSVAMPTLKYLLLVGDADIGGNAAPWFLPTWRSSEESLDAGDNDYVWLVGDDTLNDVMLGRLPAKDAEELGIMVSKIINFENNPPQGENHYGTRSILLAGNYANQKLIEPKETSTIIRDLLLHNKQEIDEFDDEYFPKLGNVSDFFRYDSTKITDILNEDGALFVGYQAHGSPVSWFPPVNPFELTNIDKLPALVLSHACNTAKIDHSNDCLGERWLKHEDGGAVCFFGATRGPSIGWLDQAFYSIFKNHLYTSGQAIDKTRETFLGHNGCERNHKIHILLGDPALDFSGHIGQSTKPDFTSKSTTLAPELPTNLGEVTNISCEVHNNSEQQDVENVTIKLLSINGFENGDVEKEELESWDIPLFLHQTSFIGNYEWTYAGESARHFMTWPDPDDTIDELSEINNCFNSQIKYFPIYVDKSNASGIEHGTQQYPYSHLLDAVEHAQLKDKIGDSYKPDPQKSIEIYLNDGSYGDGNTIFCKSLALRSLNGPDKTTVYDKIYSNGASVSLEGITFDGRYATGSAVYINPTFMNTNDEKNLFVRNIFKNWDDNAFMIDCDILHSVNPKYILNNNIFTKNYRAIRIQVPEEQTYRKSSAAVHLINNTIFNNENNLHIVTSYDNELHLNLIIFNNIFYDTGVTSGSGNFPNNMSLHAYYNDVNDSVLWEIFQLGTILGNISENPEFMDPEKEDFHLKPISLCINAGHTHNQYYDPDGSRNDMGAYGGPKSIIRPIRIINPVHEETIIADIENPIPINIQWNAYKLTSNNYVEIEMYHIEYEQAAPDKGNNTPCHYIGKKVYDLENILVFDTGSWSFNLNQQAESQFYYLTIRDPFVNIGDFEKINFIISSEQTSIQSN
- a CDS encoding C25 family cysteine peptidase, whose product is MIKVQTKNLIVFFTIIGFVLNAGSPGIAQINPSWGNHEPNGTGNTLPPYPNGGTFVRQDPMPKNLQDITIFSSTNKNISLHLELQDAFDYETVYGSDGEKYRRYKADNRYQVLSGPGQPEILSRLIWLQVPFDAKNIKIQETKPNFKEENKERINLYPRPHIIFEEDKEKNIPIEQEQFYIDDELYQKDTWSPVEYASITQEGYKHGMHQIQIAIPAMRYNPKQKNLKELKAMSCTISYESESRNNNLNTIDASSDPFHEIFIDTIANYAYQKTEPSLNPTQGFVKEIPLEGLTDPDWANSNDFFPDYLVIAAKKFRTSPALMNWAGHRSTFGDQHKIAIAYTDEIYQAYNQQNTKEENIKDFIQMVYDSWRPVSPCPVVNLHYLLLVGDADYSHDNEEWFLPTWRTQDPYMLSGSAGDNDYVWLEEESGTVEDYLNDVLLGRLPAQTEEELAILTNKIITFENNPPQTENHYGTRILWMSSGPTENLVRDLIVGTSKEDSKYELEEYNCNYEFGIPEFSYDNDKIKNFLDTDGALFLSYMGHGSPSLAYEGWTGWYPGVIPEELNNAGKMPLVVMSHSCSTARFDYAHPEYNNMIFPSYGENWIKKAGSGSICFWGATRQAGGSTWSRDQNFYQAIIDNNRRNLGVILDEIRAYYPITYFYNVDYLHHKIFILLGDPAISFAPHFQQSTKPDFGVLSTVSYSNPCEIGSIMSVFSKIINNSPRAMSNIHYQLFSVNEGNVEPLCNIKSASLEPYIPKSTPADSWIYNGESSIHLMCWVDPLNLFDERSEFNNHINSIRKYYPIYVDQKHIGEEHGTQKNPYGDLPLALQHAEEHDLIGKHYYGGRTSYIPIYLYSGSYGNGRELDCDRQILLEGKDGHDQTIIYDHLTLSAPSISIKDITFNGSKMDSPLLTRLRPENKASGQRTTSSNSILRSVFKNSNNYAIDTDRSLIFENCLFFNNYGVIRDLEDDGYSRSIWLENTTVSENENNLKLSNSYQSGKQLYFFSNDSIFWNNGPSVLPEEFSTNDLRIKIAYSDFDDLLFLENMYPNFVPEGNILADPKFMNPNRRNFHLKPNSPCIDAAGWGIDPDGSPKDMGAYGGYDATIRPIRIISPIHEDTIYVTAPEIPFEYALDIQWNAYQLSPQDLVHIEIYHFEYEQMAPDKGNPVFHYLTKKVVDLDTLAENNGVYSTIIEQAIPTRAYWLTITNHQNSKEFEKINFIISSEQTSIQSNR